The Isorropodon fossajaponicum endosymbiont JTNG4 genome segment TAGGATGAAATCCTAGGGTCCTGGGCCAGACTAGACGAACGCGACAAAGGTATTTTAATTGAGAACTTTAAGTAAATAGACTAAATATTTTGTAAGCAGACAAAAAAATGGCTTTGGCTTTTTTCAAAAACCACAAAGCCATCTATTAATATGGTATCGCCTAGGAGAGTCGAACTCCTCTTACCAGGATGAAAACCTGGGGTCCTAACCGATAGACGAAGGCGACATAACATTTTCTTTTGCTTATGGTGGAGCTAAGCGGGATCGAACCGCTGACCCCGACACTGCCAGTGTCGTGCTCTCCCAGCTGAGCTATAGCCCCAAAACACCACCAACATTACTGACTTATCAGCAAAAAATATAAATTATAATCTCTAAGTTGAATTAGTCAAGACATAATTGGTAAAATGATGGCATGGACATACGAACTTTTAAAGAAAAAACTTACACACTAGAAATTCTCTACCACATCGGCGCTTTGGAAGACTCTATTCATTTTATCTTTGACCATGTCACAAAAACCTGTGCCATTGTTGACCCGGCATGGGACGCACCCTTGTTTATTCAACGAATACGCGATAAAGGTTACACGCTCACCGATATCTGGCTAACGCATTGGCACTTTGACCATACCAATGCCGTTGATGAAATTGTAGAGGTAACAGGTGCTAAAATAACAGTAGGTGTTAATGAAGTGCTCTATTTACAGATTGATAGCTTGCCTGAAACCGTTGAAAACAACGACACTGTTTTTATTGGTAATACACCCGCTAAAATTATCAACACACCCGGACACAGCGCTGGTGGTATTTGTTATTTGTTAGAAGGGCATATTATTGCTGGTGATACTTTGTTTGTTTATGGGGCGGGGCATTGTTCATTGCCTGGTGGTAATATTAATGAATTATTTCATTCTATGCAAAAACTCAAGCACATTGATGATGATATAATGTTACATTGTGGGCATGACTACGGCTCAAAAGTTAACACAACAATGGGTGAGCAAAAACAAGGAAATGCTTTTTTATTGCTTGATAACGAGGCTGATTTTGTTAATTATGTCAACGGCATGCAACAAGGAAAAATCCCTTATCCTGAGGATGCTGTCACCCAAGCAGAAATTAAGGCTATGTTATGAGCATTGCAAAAGAGTCTAAGTTTAAAATGATTGGCTTTTTTGGTGGCTCGTTTGATCCCGTTCATTATGGGCATTTAAAAAATGCTGCTCAACTTAAAACCGAGCTTGGATTATCAAAATTATTTTTAATGCCTTGTGCTGAACCTGTACATAAAGAACAACTTGATTTTAGTGTCAATCAACGTATGGATATGTTGCGCTTGGCTGTTAAAGAATTTAACATGCTCTCAATAGACACTAGAGAAGTTGAGCACAATAGAGACTCCTACACCATTGACTCACTCAAGTACATTCAATCAGACTATCAAAATGACTCTATTTGTTTAATTATGGGGATGGATAGTTTTAACACGCTGAACAGTTGGAAGGCATATCAAACTTTTTACCAATATTGCCACTTAGTAGTCATTGCTAGACCTGGCGCTTTAACACATCAAGAAAAGTATGGTTTTAAATTAACCAGTGCAGTTAGTGATTTAGCAAAACAAAAGACTGGGTTTGTCTTTTTTGTAAATAATCAAATGCTTGATATTTCTTCAAGCACTATTCACGGTAAAATATGCAACCATAAAAACTTATCTGGACTATTGCCAGAATCTCTTATTGATTATATTAATGCCTTATGAATTTAGAACAACAATTAAAGACCGTTACTGACACCATTGAAGAATTAAAAGGTGAAGACATCGTCACCTTAAAAATTTTAGAACAAAGTGCTGATATTGAAGCCATTGTTATTGCCACAGGTCGATCCGTTCAACATGTGCGTGGCATCGCCAATAATCTTAAAATTGAGGCTAAGCGGCTTAACATGAAAATGCTGGGCATTGAAGGCACTGGAACTGGGCATTGGGTATTGATAGACTTAGCAGAAGTTGTGGTTCATGTGATGACAGAAAAAACCAGAGAATTTTACAAATTAGAAAAACTTTGGTCAGGATTAGAAAATACCTAATATGAAAATAAACCTGATTGTCATTGGTAAAAAAATGCCAGACTGGATACAAACAGGCGTTCATCATTATCAAAAGCAATTACCAGCCTCACTTAACTTTAACTTGATTACTCTTGAGGCGCAAAAACGTAAAGGAAAAAATAGTGAGCACATTAAAGAATTAGAAGGCGAGTTGCTTATTAAAGCTACAAAAGGTTCTAATTTAATCATCGTATTTGATGAATGTGGCAAGCAACACAGCACTAAATCTATGACTCATTTTTTATCAAATTGGCAAAAAAAATGGCGACCATGTTGCTTTGCTAATTAGTGGTGCTGATGGGTTAAGTGAGTCAGTCAAAAAATATTGCCCATCAATTATAGGGGTTGTCAAATTTAACATTGCCACACGCATTTGCAAGGCTGCTACTAGCGGTAGAACAAATTTATCGCGCCCATTCATTACTTACTAATCGCCCTTATCACAGAAAATAATACAACAATCAATCGAGGAATTATGAAACTAGAACTGATCAGCTTTAAACTTTGTCCATTTGCACAACGCGCTATTATTTCACTTAATACGCAAAATCTTGATTTTAAGATGACTTATATTAATCCAATGAACCTGCCTGATTGGTTTAAACAAATTTCACCAACCGGGCAAGTGCCTTTGTTAAAAGTAGATGATAAAGTGGTGTTTGAATCTTTGGTAATAACCGAATTTATTAATGAAATAAGTAGCCATAGTTTTCATCCTAGTGACCTCATTCAAAGGGCTAATAATCGCTCTTGGATTGTATTTTCATCAGGTATTCTTGGTGACTTATTTGGCATTATCACAGCTGATGAGGAAAAATTTAACCACTCAAAATCAGCATTATTTACCAAATTAGCAAAAATTGAGGCAGTTAAAAACAAAGCTAAATTTTTCAATGGCAATGATTTCAACATGATTGATGCCGCTTTTGCACCAATATTTATGCGCCTAAACTGGATTAATGAATTTACCAATAACACTTTATCACTTGATGAGTTTAAACATCTAAGCGCGTGGAGTAAAGAGCTGTTACAAGTAGATGTGGTTAGAGGTTCAGTGGTTGAGGGGCTGGATGATGCTTATTATTCCAATATTGAAGCGCGTAAAGGTCATCTATCAACCCTGCTTATTGACTAAAGCCTTCCAAATGAGCAAGGCTCTCTTTAAAGAATAGACAAAATATTTTCAGGTGGACGACCGATAACAACGCCTTTGCTTGTTCTTACAATGGGTCGTTCAATTAGTTTTGGAGTTTTGACCATGGCATTAACCAGTTGATTTTCAGTTAAAGCCTTATCATCTAAACCCTGCTCTTTGTACTCAGGCTCGCCTTTACGCATGAGCGATCTGGCTTCAAGGTTTAAATCGGTTAATAATTGCTTGAGTTCGCTACTGCTGGGTGGATTTTCTAAATATTTAATTATCTCAAAATCAACATTTTTTTGTTCTAAAATGGCTAACGTTGTTCTTGATTTAGAACATTTTGGATTGTGATAAATGATTGTACTCATGACTAAATAAATATGACAAAAAATCCCATTATACCTACAAAGCACGTATTTCAATTAGGCAATAAAATTGCCAAATTTGGTTTTATATGTTCGCTATTTTTAGCTTTGAATATTGCTCAGGCAATCAGCATTGATGACATTGTCAAGTCTGCTAATAACCTATGGCAAGAAGAGAGGAAAATCAAAATGCCTGATTTTTCTCTAACCGACCTTAACGGCAATGTGCATACCAATAAATCCACTCAAGGTAAATACTTAGTGGTTAATTTTTGGGCAACTTGGTGTCCGCCTTGTTTAAAAGAAATTCCAGCTTTTGTTGAGTTTTATGAAAAAAATAAGGACAAAGTTCTTATTCTAGGGCTTGACTATGAACAAGCTGACAAAGCGGCTATTATTGAGTTTACTGATACATTTATGGTGAATTATCCTATCATCCTTTTTGATGATAAAAACGGCGCTCAATTCACAAAATTTGGCGAAGTGCTTGGCATGCCAACGACTTATATCTATGGACCAAATGGCAACTTGGTTGATTATCAGATGGGCGAAATGGACATGATGGCTTTAGAAAAAACCATTTCAAAGTAACCAATCTTTAGAATGGTTACCATTATCACGCACCAACTTAGGTACTAAATACCCACTTAAGTTATTTTTTAATTGTTGATGTAGTTGAATGGCATAATCATCTTTGACTAAAAAATCTTGTGCGCCCTGCACTTTATCTACCATGTGTAAATAATAGGGCAATATACCCAAATCAAACAATTTCAAACAAAGTTCTGTCAATGTCTCTATTGAGTCATTCACACCTTTTAATAATACTGATTGATTGAGCAAAGTAACACCACTTAGTTTGGTGATTTTTTGTGCAAATTGAGCAGACAACTCTTGTACGTGGTTTGTGTGTAACACCATGACAACATTTAATCTTGAATGGTTAAGCATATCTACTAATTTATTGGTTATTCTACTAGGTGTCACAACAGCACTGCGTGTGTGAATGCGTAGTGTTTTTATATGCGCAATATTTGCAATATTATCAATCAATACGCTAAGTTTATCGTCACTCAAACTCAACGGATCGCCACCACTTAATATCACTTCATTGATTTTTGTATCATTAATAATATAATTTTGTATCTCAATCCAATTGCTGATAGCATCATGCTTAGCATAGTTAAAGTTTTGCCTAAAACAATATTGGCAATGAATGGCGCAAACTTGTGAGGCGATTAATAGTACTCTATTTGGATATTTATGAATAAGCCCAGCCACGGGGGAGTGTTTTTCATCTTCTAGTGGCGATAAACTAAAACTTGTATTTTTCGATAAACCTTTAGCACTGATGACTTGCTTTAGTAAGGGGTCATCCTTGTTACTTTTATCAATCAATTGTGCAAATTCTAAGGGGATTTTAATGGGAAAGGTTTGATCTTTGAATGCTTCTGTTTTAAAAAAATCATTACTTTGGTTGGCACCTTTAAGGGCATATCTCGCATGATGTTGCCAATTATTTTGCATTATAGTTAGCGCATAAAAAAACCCCGATAACGGGGTTTTTTTATGCGTTTTAAATATCTAGCAGAAGTTAGTAAAATTAGTGTCTGTGTGCTCTTTACCATCTTCATAGCCTGACTCCCATTCGTCAGTAATTCTTTGCTCTTCAATTTTAGGATTATTTAAAAAACCTGCAACCCAGCCTTGAGTATAGTTATCGTTTACACCCATTTCTTCCATTTTTTTAACGCCTTCATAGTAAGTCATTACCGATACTCCTTAATAGTGTTTATAGTTTTATTTACTTATATCAGCCCATCTTTCAACCGACATAAGAGAAAGGTAATATTATAACCATTTAATTCCAAGACAAGAAAAAAAATGAATTTATCTGAAATAACAAGCGGCCTAAACGACAAACAATGCCAATCAGTCACATTAAGTAATGAAAAAAATGCTTTAATACTAGCGGGTGCAGGCAGTGGCAAAACCAGAGTGCTCACACATAGAATCGCTTATTTAATCACACAAAAAGATATTCGAACCGATGCTATTTTAGCGGTTACTTTTACTAATAAAGCCGCTGCTGAGATGCGTGAAAGGCTAAGTACTCTATTAAGACGCCCTATTCAAAGCATGTGAGTGGAAATATTTCATAGCTTGGCACACCGATTATTACGCACTCATTATGAAAAAGCTAAGTTGACTTCTGGCTTTCAAATTTTAGATGCACAAGACCAGTTTCGCATTGTCAAACGTCTAATGAAAGAAAATCACATTGATGAATCTAAGTTCCCCATTAGAAAGGTTCAGTGGTTTATTAACAATCAAAAAGGCGAAGGTATTCGCCCGCAAGACATTGATCCTGGTTATAACTATTTTGTTAAAAAGTCTTGAAGTGTTTTGAACTTTATGAAGCGCACTGCCAAGCAAATGACCTAGTTGATTTTGCAGAACTACTGATACGTAGTTATGAGCTATTAAAAAATAACACAGACTTGCTTAATCATTATCAAGCGCGCTTTGAGCATATTTTAGTGGATGAATTTCAAGATACCAATACGGTGCCAATACAAATGGATTAAATTATTGTTTAGTGGCAATAATTAAGTATTTTGTGTGGGTGGTGATGACCAATCTAT includes the following:
- a CDS encoding MBL fold metallo-hydrolase, with amino-acid sequence MDIRTFKEKTYTLEILYHIGALEDSIHFIFDHVTKTCAIVDPAWDAPLFIQRIRDKGYTLTDIWLTHWHFDHTNAVDEIVEVTGAKITVGVNEVLYLQIDSLPETVENNDTVFIGNTPAKIINTPGHSAGGICYLLEGHIIAGDTLFVYGAGHCSLPGGNINELFHSMQKLKHIDDDIMLHCGHDYGSKVNTTMGEQKQGNAFLLLDNEADFVNYVNGMQQGKIPYPEDAVTQAEIKAML
- the nadD gene encoding nicotinate-nucleotide adenylyltransferase, which translates into the protein MSIAKESKFKMIGFFGGSFDPVHYGHLKNAAQLKTELGLSKLFLMPCAEPVHKEQLDFSVNQRMDMLRLAVKEFNMLSIDTREVEHNRDSYTIDSLKYIQSDYQNDSICLIMGMDSFNTLNSWKAYQTFYQYCHLVVIARPGALTHQEKYGFKLTSAVSDLAKQKTGFVFFVNNQMLDISSSTIHGKICNHKNLSGLLPESLIDYINAL
- the rsfS gene encoding ribosome silencing factor, which translates into the protein MNLEQQLKTVTDTIEELKGEDIVTLKILEQSADIEAIVIATGRSVQHVRGIANNLKIEAKRLNMKMLGIEGTGTGHWVLIDLAEVVVHVMTEKTREFYKLEKLWSGLENT
- a CDS encoding 23S rRNA (pseudouridine(1915)-N(3))-methyltransferase RlmH, producing the protein MKINLIVIGKKMPDWIQTGVHHYQKQLPASLNFNLITLEAQKRKGKNSEHIKELEGELLIKATKGSNLIIVFDECGKQHSTKSMTHFLSNWQKKWRPCCFAN
- a CDS encoding 23S rRNA (pseudouridine(1915)-N(3))-methyltransferase RlmH, with amino-acid sequence MPHAFARLLLAVEQIYRAHSLLTNRPYHRK
- a CDS encoding glutathione S-transferase family protein, translating into MKLELISFKLCPFAQRAIISLNTQNLDFKMTYINPMNLPDWFKQISPTGQVPLLKVDDKVVFESLVITEFINEISSHSFHPSDLIQRANNRSWIVFSSGILGDLFGIITADEEKFNHSKSALFTKLAKIEAVKNKAKFFNGNDFNMIDAAFAPIFMRLNWINEFTNNTLSLDEFKHLSAWSKELLQVDVVRGSVVEGLDDAYYSNIEARKGHLSTLLID
- the arsC gene encoding arsenate reductase (glutaredoxin) (This arsenate reductase requires both glutathione and glutaredoxin to convert arsenate to arsenite, after which the efflux transporter formed by ArsA and ArsB can extrude the arsenite from the cell, providing resistance.), translated to MSTIIYHNPKCSKSRTTLAILEQKNVDFEIIKYLENPPSSSELKQLLTDLNLEARSLMRKGEPEYKEQGLDDKALTENQLVNAMVKTPKLIERPIVRTSKGVVIGRPPENILSIL
- a CDS encoding TlpA family protein disulfide reductase, coding for MTKNPIIPTKHVFQLGNKIAKFGFICSLFLALNIAQAISIDDIVKSANNLWQEERKIKMPDFSLTDLNGNVHTNKSTQGKYLVVNFWATWCPPCLKEIPAFVEFYEKNKDKVLILGLDYEQADKAAIIEFTDTFMVNYPIILFDDKNGAQFTKFGEVLGMPTTYIYGPNGNLVDYQMGEMDMMALEKTISK
- a CDS encoding KamA family radical SAM protein; the encoded protein is MQNNWQHHARYALKGANQSNDFFKTEAFKDQTFPIKIPLEFAQLIDKSNKDDPLLKQVISAKGLSKNTSFSLSPLEDEKHSPVAGLIHKYPNRVLLIASQVCAIHCQYCFRQNFNYAKHDAISNWIEIQNYIINDTKINEVILSGGDPLSLSDDKLSVLIDNIANIAHIKTLRIHTRSAVVTPSRITNKLVDMLNHSRLNVVMVLHTNHVQELSAQFAQKITKLSGVTLLNQSVLLKGVNDSIETLTELCLKLFDLGILPYYLHMVDKVQGAQDFLVKDDYAIQLHQQLKNNLSGYLVPKLVRDNGNHSKDWLL
- a CDS encoding Alvin_2107 family globule sulfur oxidation protein, with the protein product MTYYEGVKKMEEMGVNDNYTQGWVAGFLNNPKIEEQRITDEWESGYEDGKEHTDTNFTNFC